Part of the Lolium perenne chloroplast, complete genome genome is shown below.
TGTTATATGTGCGCCTTTGTTTAGAGGATTGTATGTCTACTTAATTAAAAAGTCCAATTATTCCATAGTCTAATTATTCAATAAATTAGATTGATTGATACGAGTTGATTTCCTATTACGATGGATAGAAGAAAGAATGGATAGTCCAATAGCGGCCTCAGCAGCCGCAAGGGCTATCACAAAAATTGCGAAAATGTCTCCTTTTAATTGGCGACTATCAAATAGATCAGAAAATGTTACGAGATTTAGATTAATTGAATTAAGTATAAGTTCAAGACATATTAGAGCTCTAACCATGTTTCGGCTTGTGATCAATCCATAGATACCAATCGAAAATAAATAGACACTCAAAAAAAGTACAAGCTCAAACATCATTAATTAACTCCTTATCAATCCCGATTCATTTCAATATGAGGACAAGAATTGAACCGATTTAATTAATTACAATAGAACAATTACACAACAAAAGAGAAAAGAAAGAAGTTATTTGTTGGCGGTAGATGGTTTTTACTAAATCAAAATTGTGATTCTTTAGTTATTTATTTTAGATTTGCAATTCTTATAATTTTTACTCTTTCTAAGTTTTCTTATTGCCGAGCCATAGTAATTGCACCTATTAAAGAAACTAGAAGAATTATGGAAATGAGTTCAAACGGAAGATAAAAATCGGTTGCTAAATGAATCCCAATTTGTTGAACATTATTTATGAGACCCTGTTCTACTATTTGGTTTGATCTTGTCGTCCAAAGAATTCCATACCATGATGTATCTGGGATAGTAGTCATTAGTGAAAAAACAATAGTTATACAAACGATTGAAGTAAACCCATCTCCAATAGTCCAATAATTCTTATCTTTAGACCATTCTGAGCCATTTACGAACATGACAGCGAATATGATCAAGACATTTATGGCTCCCACATAAATAAGAAGTTGTGCCACAGCTACAAAGTAGGAATTTAATAAAAAATAGAATAAGGATATACAAACAAGAACTAATCCCAACGAAAAGGCAGAATAAATGGGGTTGGTAAGTAATACTACTCCTAGACCTCCTAGTAGAAGAACAAAGCCCCCAAATAGCATAAGAATCTCATGTATTGGTCCAGGTAAATCCATTATGGATAAAAAGAAATTAAAATAGTATAAAATTTTTCATGAACTGACTAAAACTAAAGGATTCCAGGAAGTAAAAAGGGATTAGGATATTTTTATAACAAAAAAAAATATGAGTTTAGTAATCAGTAATAGTTCTTGAATTCGACGATTTCTCTTCGTCTATTTTATTTTCAGTCGAATTCCTAATTGTTTGAATTGTGTAATCTTCCATTATGGAGATGGGTAACCGGCTTAAAGCAATTTGATTGTAATTCAATTCATGACGATCATAAGTAGAAAGTTCATATTCTTCAGTCATTGATAAACAGTTTGTCGGACAGTACTCAACACAATTGCCACAAAATATACAAACTCCGAAATCAATACTATAATTAAGCAACTGTTTCCTTTTAATATCCTTTTTAAATCTCCAATCCACAAGGGGTAGATCTATCGGGCATACCCGAACACATACTTCACAAGCAATACATTTATCAAATTCAAAGTGGATTCGCCCCCGGAAACGTTCCGGTGTAATTGATTTTTCATAAGGGTAATGAATCGTTATAGGTAAACGATTTGTGTGGGATAAGGTAGTTATGAAACTTTGACCAATGTACCTTGTAGCACGTATTGTTTGTTGACCATAACTCATGAACCCAGTTATCATGGGGAACATATTCATTCTATATCTATGAAAAAGATATGTTTCTTTCTCTTGTTTGACAGAGCCTTTGTGTTGAAAATATTCTTACTGTTATTGTATTATTTTCTTTATAGTGAAACAAGTTGGAAAGAAGTTGTTAATAAGAGATTGCCCAAGGAAATAGGTAAAAGAAATTTCCATCCAAGATTTAATAACTGATCCATTCTCATCCTGGGTAAAGTCCATCTTATTGTGATAGAAATGAAGAGAAATAAATAAGCTTTAGTTAATGTAATAAAGATACCCATTGTTATTTCCAAAATTCCAACTGCGTTATTCATTTTGAAAAAATCAAAAAAGGATATATAGGGAATAGATAAATCCCACCCACCTAAGTAGAGAACTGTTACAAATAAAGAGGAAACTAATAAATTTAGGTAAGAAACAAGATAAAATAAAGCATATTTTATACCGGAATATTCGGTTTGATAACCTGCTACTAATTCTTCCTCCGCTTCTGGTAAATCAAAGGGTAATCTTTCACATTCTGCCAAAGAAGAAATTAGAAAAACCAGAAAACCTATAGGCTGGCGCCAAATATTCCATCCAAAAAACCCATATTTAGACTGTGCTTCAACTATATCAACTGTACTTGAACTGTTAGATAATCATAGTCGATGATAACATCACAGTTCCCACCGCTATTCCAAAACCGTACATGAAACCTTAGCTTCATACGGCTTCTCTATGATCAGAAAAAAAAGAAGACTGTTTCGTTTCGTTATTAGCCTCCGGAGCGTAGATAGAATTAGGGAAAATAAAATATATTGAAAAGTCCTAAATTAGACCAAAGGAATTCTGTCTGCTAGAATAAAAAAAAGCGCTTCCGAATTGATCTCATCCTTTATAATATAAGAAATTTTTTTCTTTGTTCAGTAATAACTTAATCTTGGAATAAAACACTTGTTATAGTAATTAAATTAATAAATGAAAAGATTTAGGCATTAGTTTATAAGGAATTCTGTATGAATATGTATTAGAGGAAGGAATAATTCCAATTTTTTTGGATTGCACTCCATATCTTTTGTCCTACTCTTCTTTCCCTGGGTAGGGGGTATTTAAAAAGAAAAAAGGGATAAAGGGTTAATTCGTTCTTTATAGCCATTTCTTTAACAAGTGAATAGGAATATACTCTGGATCGGAATCTGAAGAAAGTACTACTTGATAATTTCCACAAATTTCAAGTCCTTATTATGATTCCTTTTATGGGGAAAAATCTCTAATGTCTTAGATTCTCCATTACTAATCCTTTATGTACTTTAGTGTTTCTAACCCTTCACTAACTTTTGATGGATTCTTCTTATTATTAATAGTAATAACTAGAAATGTTCTAGTAATGGAATTCCATATTGCGAATCCTTTATTCTTGCCTGCTTCAAGATATGATGACTAATTTAAAAAATCAACCTTGGGATAAAGAGTTTATACTGCTTATGTTTACTTCAACTTTTTCTTGTACGTAGGAAATGAGATTTTTTATTTTTACTACAAATTTTTAAGCTGTTTTGTTTCACTCATATAGCTATCTAGTTTAAATTATCAACCCGAATACAGAATAAGAAAAGGAAGATAAATAGTTAATGGATTTTAGAGGAAAAGGATCCTATTTTAACGAATCACACGTAGAGATATTGCTAGCACACAAAAAGTTAATGGTATTTCATAACTAATGGATTGAGCAGCAGCTCGTAGACCACCTGAAAAAGAATATTTATTATTTGAGCTATATCCTGCCATCAGAAGACCAATAGGAGCAATACTTGAAATGGCAATCCATAAAAAAACACCAATACTAAGATCGGCTAAAACAAAATGATATGCCAAAGGGATAACTAAAAAACTTAATAAAATTGATATGACTGCTATAGAGGGTCCAATGCTAAATAAAGGAATATCTCCTCGGGATGGTAAGATATCTTCTTTAAAAAGTAGTTTAGTCCCATCTGCTATAGCTTGAAGCAGTCCTAGGGGGCCAGCATATTCAGGACCAATACGTTGTTGTATCGATGCAGATATTTCTCTTTCTAACCACACAATTACGAGTACCTCTATTGTGATTCCCAAAAGGAGGCTCAAAATGGGTAGAATCGATATGAGTCCATAGACTTCTTTTAATAATTCTGATTTCGAAAAAGAATTGATAATTTCTACTTCTACCCTATCTATTATCATTTCAACGATCAACTTCCCCCATAATGATATCTATACTACCTAATATCGTCATGATATCAGCCAATTTCATTTTTTTAACTAGCTGAGGAAGAATTTGTAAATTAATAAAACCGGGCGGACGAATTTTCCATCTCCAGGGGAAAAGACTATCATCTCCTACTAGATAAATTCCTAATTCACCTTTTGGGGCTTCCACTCTTACATAAAGCTCTTGCTTTGATAATTCAAAATTGGGTGAAGGTTTTTTACCAAGAAATTTATATTCAAAATCATTCCATTCGGAAGTCTTTGCTTTCTTAAAGCGTCGGACTTCTAAATTCTCATAAGGGCCTCCAGGAATTTTTTCTATAGCTTGTTGAATTATTTTGATGGATTCCCTCATTTCACTGATTCGTACTAAATAGCGAGCTAACGAATCCCCTTCTTTTTGCCATTGGACTTTCCAATCAAATTGGTTGTAAGACTCATAAAGATCTACTTTACGAAGATCCCATTGTATTCCAGAAGCTCGTAACATTGGTCCTGATAAGCCCCAATTTACTGCTTCTTCGCCACTAATAAAACCTACTCCCTCAACTCGCTCTAAAAAAATGGGATTCTGTTTAATAAGTTGTTGATATTCAATAATTCCGCGTAAAAAATAATCACAGAAATCTAAACATTTATCGATCCATCCATAAGGTAGATCCGCGGCTACTCCTCCGATGCGAAAGTAATTGTGCATCATTCGCATACCTGTAGCAGCTTCAAATAGATCGTATATCAATTCTCTCTCTCTAAAAATATAGAAAAAAGGGGTCTGTGCCCCGAGATCCGCCATAAAAGGCCCAAGCCATAACAAGTGAGAAGCTATACGGCTCAACTCTAACATAATTACCCTAATATAGCTGGCTCTTTGGGGTATTTGAATATTCTCTAAGAATTCTGGTGCATTTACTGTTATTGCTTCCGTAAACATAGTAGCTAAATAATCCCACCGTGTTACATAAGGTAAGTATTGTATAATAGTTCTGTTTTCCGCGATTTTTTCCATTCCTCTGTGTAAATAGCCTAATATGGGTTCACAATCAATAACATCCTCACCATCGAGAGTAACGATCAGTCGAAGAACACCATGCATTGATGGGTGTTGAGGGCCCATATTGACTATCATGAGATCTTTTCTTGTAAGCGGTAGACTCATATCCTTAATTCATTATTCCATGAAAATGGATTATTCCATGAATTCCTCAAAACGAGGCTCATCAAAATGCAAAATCTAAGACTACTATAAGACTACTAAGAAAATAAGAAAAAAATTAGAACGATTAAATTACTGCTCCCGAATATTCAACTGACTGATTAATTTCTTATAACGTACTCTATTTTTCTTTGCCAAATAAGCCAGCAAACGTCGACGTTTTCCCAAAAGTATTCGTAGACCTCTTTCCGATGAAAAATCTTTTTTGTGTAATTCCAAATGTGAAGCAAGTCTCCGTATCTTATTGGTGAAACTGAATACTTGAAATTCAACAGAACCCCTGTTTTCTTCTTTTTCTTCTTTAACCATAAATCCCAAAATTTTTCTACCTCCTTTCTTTTTCATATATTTTTCTGATCAGGAAAAATAAAAAATTATGTCAGTTATTTTGAAGTTATTCTAATCTCGTACACACAAAAATTTGCAATTATTCATCTACTGCTGGAATTTGGATTTATTTTATCGATGCAAATTAGATTTGGATAGAAGAGTACATTCTTTCTAATATTTTAGATAGAAGAAATGTTTCTTCTATCTAAAATATTAGAAAGAATTTTGCTGATTTATTTATTGCTATATCCAATTTATGGAATTGAT
Proteins encoded:
- the ndhE gene encoding NADH-plastoquinone oxidoreductase subunit 4L is translated as MMFELVLFLSVYLFSIGIYGLITSRNMVRALICLELILNSINLNLVTFSDLFDSRQLKGDIFAIFVIALAAAEAAIGLSILSSIHRNRKSTRINQSNLLNN
- the ndhG gene encoding NADH-plastoquinone oxidoreductase subunit 6, which encodes MDLPGPIHEILMLFGGFVLLLGGLGVVLLTNPIYSAFSLGLVLVCISLFYFLLNSYFVAVAQLLIYVGAINVLIIFAVMFVNGSEWSKDKNYWTIGDGFTSIVCITIVFSLMTTIPDTSWYGILWTTRSNQIVEQGLINNVQQIGIHLATDFYLPFELISIILLVSLIGAITMARQ
- the ndhI gene encoding NADH-plastoquinone oxidoreductase subunit I gives rise to the protein MFPMITGFMSYGQQTIRATRYIGQSFITTLSHTNRLPITIHYPYEKSITPERFRGRIHFEFDKCIACEVCVRVCPIDLPLVDWRFKKDIKRKQLLNYSIDFGVCIFCGNCVEYCPTNCLSMTEEYELSTYDRHELNYNQIALSRLPISIMEDYTIQTIRNSTENKIDEEKSSNSRTITDY
- the ndhA gene encoding NADH-plastoquinone oxidoreductase subunit 1 produces the protein MIIDRVEVEIINSFSKSELLKEVYGLISILPILSLLLGITIEVLVIVWLEREISASIQQRIGPEYAGPLGLLQAIADGTKLLFKEDILPSRGDIPLFSIGPSIAVISILLSFLVIPLAYHFVLADLSIGVFLWIAISSIAPIGLLMAGYSSNNKYSFSGGLRAAAQSISYEIPLTFCVLAISLLSNSSSTVDIVEAQSKYGFFGWNIWRQPIGFLVFLISSLAECERLPFDLPEAEEELVAGYQTEYSGIKYALFYLVSYLNLLVSSLFVTVLYLGGWDLSIPYISFFDFFKMNNAVGILEITMGIFITLTKAYLFLFISITIRWTLPRMRMDQLLNLGWKFLLPISLGNLLLTTSFQLVSL
- the ndhH gene encoding NADH-plastoquinone oxidoreductase subunit 7 yields the protein MSLPLTRKDLMIVNMGPQHPSMHGVLRLIVTLDGEDVIDCEPILGYLHRGMEKIAENRTIIQYLPYVTRWDYLATMFTEAITVNAPEFLENIQIPQRASYIRVIMLELSRIASHLLWLGPFMADLGAQTPFFYIFRERELIYDLFEAATGMRMMHNYFRIGGVAADLPYGWIDKCLDFCDYFLRGIIEYQQLIKQNPIFLERVEGVGFISGEEAVNWGLSGPMLRASGIQWDLRKVDLYESYNQFDWKVQWQKEGDSLARYLVRISEMRESIKIIQQAIEKIPGGPYENLEVRRFKKAKTSEWNDFEYKFLGKKPSPNFELSKQELYVRVEAPKGELGIYLVGDDSLFPWRWKIRPPGFINLQILPQLVKKMKLADIMTILGSIDIIMGEVDR
- the rps15 gene encoding ribosomal protein S15; the encoded protein is MKKKGGRKILGFMVKEEKEENRGSVEFQVFSFTNKIRRLASHLELHKKDFSSERGLRILLGKRRRLLAYLAKKNRVRYKKLISQLNIREQ